Proteins found in one Microbacterium sp. SSM24 genomic segment:
- a CDS encoding NYN domain-containing protein, with translation MAERRSWVLVDGENIDATLGGSILGRRPQPEERPRWDRLLTFVAERWNQPSQGLFFLNASSHLPMSFVQALLALGYQPVPLSGAADEKVVDIAIQRTLRALADRDDDVALVSHDRDFVEDIARLTGNGRRVGVLGFHEFRSAEFAAIPGIELFDIEYDAEAFDAPLPRVRVIPIDEFDPAAFLR, from the coding sequence GTGGCAGAGCGCAGGAGCTGGGTGCTGGTCGACGGCGAGAACATCGACGCGACCCTCGGCGGATCGATTCTCGGGCGACGGCCGCAGCCCGAGGAGCGGCCGCGATGGGATCGCCTGCTGACCTTCGTCGCCGAGCGGTGGAACCAGCCGTCGCAGGGCCTGTTCTTCCTCAACGCGAGCTCGCACCTTCCGATGTCGTTCGTGCAGGCGCTGCTCGCGCTCGGCTACCAGCCGGTGCCGCTGTCTGGCGCGGCCGATGAGAAGGTCGTCGACATCGCGATCCAGCGCACGCTGCGTGCGCTCGCCGATCGCGACGACGACGTCGCGCTCGTCAGTCACGACCGCGACTTCGTGGAGGACATCGCCCGCCTGACCGGCAACGGCCGGCGAGTGGGCGTCCTCGGCTTCCACGAGTTCCGCAGCGCCGAGTTCGCGGCGATTCCCGGGATCGAGCTCTTCGACATCGAGTACGACGCCGAGGCCTTCGACGCCCCGCTGCCGCGCGTGCGCGTCATCCCGATCGACGAGTTCGACCCCGCAGCCTTCCTGCGCTGA
- the msrB gene encoding peptide-methionine (R)-S-oxide reductase MsrB: MNPNDYRKTPEALGRLTDAQYRVTQDDGTEPPFRNPYWNNHEAGIYVDVVSGQPLFSSLDKYDSGTGWPSFTRPIDAEAVTTKTDRTLWMSRTEVRSSGADSHLGHVFTDGPRDAGGLRYCMNSAALRFVPASSLEAEGYGDYRTLFDMLDDRAENQNQEHAS, translated from the coding sequence GTGAATCCGAACGACTACCGCAAGACCCCCGAGGCGCTCGGCCGCCTCACCGACGCGCAGTATCGCGTCACGCAGGACGACGGCACCGAGCCGCCGTTCCGCAATCCGTACTGGAACAACCACGAGGCGGGCATCTACGTCGACGTCGTCTCGGGGCAGCCGTTGTTCTCATCGCTCGACAAGTACGACAGCGGCACCGGCTGGCCGAGCTTCACACGACCCATCGACGCCGAGGCCGTCACGACGAAGACCGACCGCACGCTCTGGATGTCGCGCACCGAGGTGCGCTCGTCGGGAGCGGACAGCCACCTCGGCCATGTGTTCACCGACGGCCCCCGGGATGCCGGAGGCCTGAGATACTGCATGAACTCGGCAGCACTGCGCTTCGTCCCCGCCTCATCCCTCGAGGCGGAGGGCTACGGCGACTACCGAACCCTTTTCGACATGCTCGACGACCGAGCTGAGAACCAGAACCAGGAGCACGCATCATGA
- the msrA gene encoding peptide-methionine (S)-S-oxide reductase MsrA: MTSGPFDTGQITRTPGTETAVLAGGCFWGMEDLIRRQPGILGTRVGYTGGENAHATYRKHPGHAEAVEIVFDPAQTSYRDVLAFFFQIHDPSTKDRQGNDIGSSYRSAIFPLSPEQEQIARDTIADVDASGLWPGKAVTTIEAEGPFWEAEPEHQDYLIRIPNGYTCHFPRAGWVLPKRADATA; encoded by the coding sequence ATGACCAGCGGTCCCTTCGACACCGGCCAGATCACCCGCACCCCCGGCACCGAGACGGCGGTCCTCGCCGGCGGCTGCTTCTGGGGCATGGAGGATCTCATCCGCCGCCAGCCCGGCATCCTCGGAACACGGGTGGGCTACACCGGCGGTGAGAACGCCCACGCGACGTACCGCAAGCACCCGGGGCACGCCGAGGCGGTGGAGATCGTCTTCGACCCCGCGCAGACGAGCTATCGCGACGTCCTGGCGTTCTTCTTCCAGATCCACGACCCGTCGACCAAGGACCGTCAGGGCAACGACATCGGCTCGAGCTACCGCTCGGCGATCTTCCCGCTCTCGCCCGAGCAGGAGCAGATCGCGCGGGACACCATCGCCGACGTCGACGCGTCGGGCCTCTGGCCGGGCAAGGCCGTCACCACGATCGAGGCGGAGGGCCCGTTCTGGGAGGCCGAGCCCGAGCACCAGGACTACCTGATCCGCATCCCGAACGGGTACACCTGCCACTTCCCGCGCGCCGGCTGGGTGCTCCCCAAGCGCGCCGACGCCACGGCGTAG
- a CDS encoding NAD(P)-dependent alcohol dehydrogenase, which yields MRAVVYERYGGPEVLEVRDVPKPSPKAGEVLVEVVAVSINLSDWEGLRGSPAYARFGGLRRPAHPILGTDIAGRVVAVGEGTTGFAVGDEVYGDNLPRYGGFAEYVAVPGSAIVHKPAALTFAEASAIPQSGAIAAQAVALAEPGSRMLLNGAGGGAGAFAIPLAAAKGVHVTAVDNAGKLDFLRELGAEHVIDYRVTDFTRTGPYDLIVDLVAHRSVFAYRRALARGGRCVIVGGTARALLRMVTVGPLLGLLTGAHLGVLLVRQGPRGFAPVAALCESGGAPVRIDRVFPLEEVPAALAWHGEGRARGKVVVAVRED from the coding sequence GTGCGTGCGGTGGTGTACGAGCGGTACGGCGGACCCGAGGTGCTCGAGGTGCGCGACGTGCCGAAGCCTTCTCCGAAAGCCGGTGAGGTGCTCGTCGAGGTGGTCGCGGTGTCGATCAACCTCTCCGACTGGGAGGGGCTGCGCGGCTCGCCCGCCTATGCCCGATTCGGCGGGCTGCGGCGGCCGGCTCACCCGATCCTCGGCACCGACATCGCCGGTCGTGTGGTCGCCGTCGGCGAGGGCACGACCGGCTTCGCCGTCGGCGACGAGGTGTACGGCGACAATCTTCCGCGCTACGGCGGGTTCGCCGAGTACGTCGCGGTCCCCGGTTCCGCGATCGTGCACAAGCCCGCGGCGCTCACGTTCGCCGAGGCATCCGCCATTCCTCAGTCCGGCGCGATCGCGGCGCAGGCCGTGGCTCTCGCCGAGCCGGGCTCGCGGATGCTGCTCAACGGCGCCGGCGGAGGCGCGGGCGCCTTCGCGATCCCGCTGGCCGCGGCCAAGGGCGTGCACGTGACCGCGGTCGACAATGCGGGCAAGCTCGACTTCCTGCGCGAGCTCGGAGCCGAGCACGTGATCGACTACCGCGTCACCGATTTCACCCGCACCGGGCCGTACGACCTCATCGTGGATCTCGTCGCGCACAGGTCGGTGTTCGCCTATCGGCGCGCACTCGCCCGGGGCGGCCGGTGCGTGATCGTGGGCGGCACGGCGCGCGCACTGCTGCGCATGGTGACGGTCGGTCCGCTGCTGGGACTGCTCACCGGCGCGCATCTCGGCGTGCTGCTGGTGCGCCAGGGCCCGCGCGGCTTCGCGCCGGTCGCCGCGCTGTGCGAAAGCGGCGGGGCGCCGGTGCGCATCGACCGCGTGTTCCCCCTCGAAGAGGTTCCGGCGGCGCTCGCGTGGCACGGCGAGGGACGCGCGCGCGGCAAGGTCGTCGTCGCCGTCCGCGAGGACTGA
- a CDS encoding ABC1 kinase family protein, with translation MADDGSSRARYRRILRFAARYMVQAWWYELFLPRIGLARFAARGRAARLTKLARRFHALAVSLGGLMIKVGQFMSSRLDVLPPEITKELEGLQDEVPAVEFDAIRTLAEAELGVALEVAYEWVDPVPVAAASLGQAHRARLVPADAADTGFADVVVKVQRPGIERIVEVDLAALRRVAQWLSSVRVVRDHVDLPVLIEEFAHTSEEEIDYLHEARNAVRFAENFVGDPRVDAPEIAWERTTRRVLTLADVTAIKINDVEGLRAAGIEPADVASEFATVMFDQLFRDGYFHADPHPGNIFVTPTPGGERPWRLTFIDFGMMGEVPDRLRRDLQQVVIAVASRNGKQLVDSIRDVGVLLPSADTAELERAMTALFARFGGMGFAELQEVDPREFQAFAREFGDVIRSLPFQLPENFLLIVRAVSLTSGMCSSLEPDFNMWDAVEPYAGQLIREERGNVAQAFAKEAVSIAGIAARLPRRIDDVVTRAEEGRLSVESPRVEQRIRSLERIVRRAVSAVLFAGLFIGGAVLRADEAVFGTVLMAVSVIPLLHAVFAGAGRR, from the coding sequence ATGGCCGACGACGGCAGTTCGCGCGCCCGCTACCGCCGGATCCTGCGCTTCGCCGCGCGATACATGGTCCAGGCGTGGTGGTACGAGCTGTTCCTGCCGCGTATCGGGCTCGCTCGCTTCGCCGCGCGCGGGCGCGCCGCGCGCCTGACGAAGCTGGCCCGCCGGTTCCATGCGCTCGCCGTGTCGCTCGGCGGGCTCATGATCAAGGTCGGACAGTTCATGTCGTCACGCCTCGACGTGCTGCCGCCTGAGATCACGAAGGAGCTCGAAGGCCTGCAGGACGAGGTGCCGGCCGTCGAGTTCGACGCGATCCGGACGCTCGCCGAGGCCGAGCTCGGTGTCGCGCTCGAGGTCGCGTACGAGTGGGTGGACCCCGTTCCGGTGGCCGCGGCATCCCTCGGTCAGGCGCACCGCGCGAGGCTCGTGCCGGCGGACGCTGCCGACACCGGGTTCGCCGATGTCGTCGTCAAGGTGCAGCGCCCCGGGATCGAGCGGATCGTCGAGGTGGACCTCGCGGCGCTGCGACGGGTCGCGCAATGGCTCAGCAGCGTGCGGGTCGTGCGCGATCACGTCGACCTGCCGGTGCTGATCGAGGAGTTCGCGCACACCAGCGAGGAGGAGATCGACTATCTCCACGAGGCGCGCAACGCGGTGCGCTTCGCCGAGAACTTCGTGGGCGACCCGCGGGTCGATGCCCCGGAGATCGCGTGGGAGCGCACGACCAGACGCGTGCTCACTCTCGCCGACGTCACGGCGATCAAGATCAACGACGTCGAAGGACTGCGCGCCGCCGGCATCGAGCCGGCCGACGTTGCGAGCGAGTTCGCGACGGTGATGTTCGATCAGCTGTTCCGCGACGGCTACTTCCACGCCGACCCGCACCCGGGGAACATCTTCGTCACGCCCACGCCGGGCGGTGAGCGGCCGTGGCGACTGACGTTCATCGACTTCGGCATGATGGGCGAGGTGCCCGACCGGCTGCGCCGCGATCTCCAGCAGGTCGTGATCGCCGTCGCCTCGCGCAACGGAAAGCAGCTGGTCGACAGCATCCGCGATGTCGGCGTGCTGCTGCCATCGGCCGACACTGCCGAACTCGAGCGGGCGATGACCGCCCTGTTCGCGCGCTTCGGCGGCATGGGATTCGCCGAGCTGCAGGAAGTGGATCCGCGCGAGTTCCAAGCGTTCGCGCGCGAATTCGGCGACGTGATCCGATCGCTGCCGTTCCAGCTGCCCGAGAACTTCCTGCTCATCGTGCGGGCGGTCTCGCTCACGTCGGGCATGTGCTCCTCGCTCGAGCCGGACTTCAACATGTGGGACGCCGTCGAGCCGTACGCCGGTCAGCTGATCCGCGAGGAGCGCGGCAACGTCGCGCAGGCGTTCGCGAAGGAGGCGGTGTCGATCGCCGGCATCGCCGCACGGCTGCCGCGACGGATCGACGACGTCGTGACGCGCGCCGAGGAGGGTCGGCTCTCCGTCGAGTCGCCGCGGGTCGAGCAGCGGATACGGTCCCTCGAGCGCATCGTGCGCCGCGCCGTGTCGGCCGTGCTGTTCGCCGGCCTTTTCATCGGCGGTGCGGTGCTGCGCGCCGACGAGGCCGTCTTCGGCACCGTGCTCATGGCCGTGTCGGTGATCCCGCTGCTGCATGCCGTGTTCGCCGGGGCCGGCCGCCGCTAG
- a CDS encoding PadR family transcriptional regulator, whose amino-acid sequence MSDSFTGDWFGPRDRGQGHGPARPGGGGLFEAMDQLRDMFEQKVMSPRMGRGDVRAAILAVLADRPMHGYQIIYEIEERSGGTWKPSPGSVYPTLQLLADEGLITAEEAGGKKTYSLTEAGRAEAAASEDRSAPWESAGRKDAARSTVLPKAGAKLAQAAAQVATSGSPEQVQQAVEVLDEARRKLYSILAQD is encoded by the coding sequence ATGAGCGATTCGTTCACAGGAGATTGGTTCGGTCCGCGTGACCGCGGGCAGGGTCACGGCCCCGCACGCCCGGGCGGCGGCGGACTGTTCGAGGCCATGGATCAGTTGCGCGACATGTTCGAGCAGAAGGTCATGAGCCCGCGCATGGGCCGCGGAGACGTGCGCGCCGCCATCCTCGCCGTGCTCGCCGACCGCCCGATGCACGGCTACCAGATCATCTACGAGATCGAGGAGCGCAGCGGCGGCACGTGGAAGCCCAGCCCGGGCTCGGTCTACCCGACCCTCCAGCTGCTCGCCGACGAGGGCCTCATCACGGCCGAGGAGGCGGGAGGGAAGAAGACCTACTCGCTCACCGAAGCCGGCCGCGCCGAAGCCGCTGCGAGCGAGGACCGGTCGGCTCCCTGGGAGTCCGCCGGGCGCAAGGATGCCGCGCGCTCGACCGTGCTCCCGAAGGCCGGCGCGAAGCTGGCCCAGGCGGCGGCGCAGGTCGCGACGAGCGGGTCGCCCGAGCAGGTTCAGCAGGCTGTCGAGGTGCTCGACGAGGCGCGGCGTAAGCTCTACTCGATCCTCGCCCAGGACTGA
- a CDS encoding GyrI-like domain-containing protein — translation MDSGTRRGKTDLKRELASYSAPRGSFGVIDLPPLRYLMVDGCGDPNSAAAYTDAVSALYAVAYKLKFQSKLELGRDYVVMPLEGLWWSDDMDSFTTARDKSRWSWTMMILVPDWTEDAHVEAARSVVASKGASEAVGRLRFEELAEGRCVQTLHVGSYDEEAPVLDEMHRRFIPEEGLRMRGRHHEIYLADPRRTAPERLRTILRQPVEDAD, via the coding sequence GTGGATTCCGGGACCAGGCGGGGCAAGACCGACCTCAAGAGAGAACTCGCATCGTACTCGGCGCCGCGCGGCAGCTTCGGCGTGATCGACCTGCCGCCGCTGCGCTATCTCATGGTCGACGGGTGCGGCGACCCGAACTCCGCCGCGGCGTACACGGACGCCGTCTCGGCGCTGTACGCGGTGGCTTACAAGCTGAAGTTCCAGAGCAAGCTCGAGCTCGGGCGCGACTACGTCGTCATGCCGCTCGAGGGGCTGTGGTGGTCCGACGACATGGACTCGTTCACCACAGCTCGCGACAAGTCGCGGTGGAGCTGGACGATGATGATCCTCGTTCCGGACTGGACCGAGGACGCGCACGTCGAGGCCGCGCGCTCGGTCGTCGCATCGAAGGGGGCTTCCGAGGCCGTCGGCCGTCTCCGATTCGAGGAGCTCGCAGAAGGGCGATGCGTGCAGACGCTGCACGTCGGCTCGTATGACGAAGAGGCTCCGGTGCTGGACGAGATGCACCGCCGATTCATCCCGGAGGAGGGGCTGCGGATGCGGGGTCGCCATCACGAGATCTATCTCGCCGATCCCCGTCGCACCGCGCCCGAGCGGTTGCGCACGATCCTTCGCCAGCCGGTCGAGGACGCGGACTGA
- a CDS encoding cold-shock protein, producing MATGTVKWFNSEKGFGFIAPDDGGADLFAHFSAITGDGYKELREDQKVEFEAERGPKGMQAANIRPL from the coding sequence ATGGCCACTGGCACCGTGAAATGGTTCAACTCCGAGAAGGGCTTCGGCTTCATCGCACCCGACGACGGCGGCGCCGACCTGTTCGCGCACTTCAGCGCGATCACGGGCGACGGATACAAGGAGCTCCGCGAAGACCAGAAGGTCGAGTTCGAGGCGGAGCGCGGCCCCAAGGGCATGCAGGCCGCCAACATCCGGCCGCTCTGA
- a CDS encoding SRPBCC family protein → MTQIIETIDVDVPVTTAYNQWTQFESFPNFLDEVESITQLDDTHTHWTVKVGPFEREFDAEITEQHPDERVAWRSTGGETAHAGVVTFHKLDDTTSRVTVQIDWEPSGAIEKLGSLVGAGKHAVKKDLENFKVFIEKAHRETGAWRGDVAR, encoded by the coding sequence ATGACTCAGATCATCGAGACCATCGACGTGGACGTGCCCGTCACCACGGCCTACAACCAGTGGACGCAGTTCGAGAGCTTCCCGAACTTCCTCGACGAGGTGGAGTCGATCACCCAGCTCGACGACACGCACACCCACTGGACCGTGAAGGTCGGCCCGTTCGAGCGCGAGTTCGACGCCGAGATCACGGAGCAGCACCCCGACGAGCGCGTCGCGTGGCGCAGCACCGGAGGCGAGACCGCCCACGCCGGAGTCGTCACCTTCCACAAACTGGACGACACGACCTCCCGCGTCACCGTGCAGATCGACTGGGAGCCGAGCGGAGCGATCGAGAAGCTCGGCTCGCTCGTCGGTGCCGGGAAGCACGCCGTGAAGAAGGACCTCGAGAACTTCAAGGTGTTCATCGAGAAGGCGCATCGCGAGACGGGCGCCTGGCGCGGCGACGTCGCGCGCTGA
- a CDS encoding DNA polymerase IV has product MSESSWVLHVDLDQFIAAVEVLRRPELAGKPVIVGGRGDPTERAVVSTASYEARAFGVGSGMPLRIAARKVPDAVILPVDAPAYTAASEEVMATLRAHPGAIVQVLGWDEAFVGVRTADPEATAHEIQRAVLDRTRLHCSVGVGDTLIRAKNATDFGKPRGVFRLTAENWLDVMGDKPTIELWGVGSKISKRLAALGIRTVTELACADEAPLAAEFGPKMGPWYRQLGRGDGSAVVDDTPWVARGHGRETTFQKNIVERAEIEAAARELLTQVLADVAAEGRPVVGVGLKVRYAPFLTKTFVHKIATTFDRDTVIAETLKLVERIEPDRPLRLLGVRAEMEMPDDAREGHTPTRGGW; this is encoded by the coding sequence ATGTCCGAGTCCTCGTGGGTGCTGCACGTCGACCTCGACCAGTTCATCGCCGCCGTCGAGGTGCTGCGGCGACCCGAGCTCGCCGGCAAGCCCGTGATCGTCGGCGGCCGGGGCGATCCCACCGAGCGCGCGGTCGTGTCGACGGCCTCGTACGAGGCTCGGGCGTTCGGCGTCGGTTCGGGCATGCCGCTGCGCATCGCGGCGCGCAAGGTTCCGGACGCCGTGATCCTGCCCGTCGACGCCCCCGCCTACACGGCGGCCTCGGAAGAGGTGATGGCGACGTTGCGCGCCCACCCCGGTGCGATCGTGCAGGTGCTCGGATGGGACGAGGCGTTCGTCGGCGTTCGCACCGCCGACCCCGAAGCGACGGCACACGAGATCCAGCGCGCGGTGCTCGATCGCACCCGGCTGCACTGCAGCGTGGGCGTCGGCGACACGCTGATCCGCGCCAAGAACGCGACGGACTTCGGCAAGCCGCGCGGTGTCTTCCGCCTCACGGCCGAGAACTGGCTCGACGTCATGGGCGACAAGCCGACGATCGAGCTGTGGGGCGTGGGAAGCAAGATCTCGAAGCGGCTGGCCGCGCTCGGCATCCGCACCGTCACCGAGCTCGCGTGCGCCGACGAGGCTCCGCTCGCGGCGGAGTTCGGACCGAAGATGGGTCCCTGGTACCGCCAGCTGGGTCGCGGCGACGGGTCGGCGGTCGTCGACGACACCCCGTGGGTGGCGCGCGGGCACGGGCGTGAGACGACGTTCCAGAAGAACATCGTCGAGCGGGCCGAGATCGAGGCGGCGGCGCGCGAGCTGCTCACACAGGTGCTGGCGGATGTCGCGGCCGAGGGGCGTCCGGTCGTCGGCGTCGGACTCAAGGTGCGCTACGCCCCGTTCCTCACCAAGACGTTCGTGCACAAGATCGCGACCACGTTCGACCGTGACACGGTGATCGCCGAGACGCTGAAGCTCGTCGAGCGGATCGAGCCGGATCGTCCGCTGAGACTGCTCGGCGTGCGCGCCGAGATGGAGATGCCCGACGACGCCCGCGAGGGCCACACGCCCACTCGCGGAGGTTGGTGA
- a CDS encoding gamma-glutamylcyclotransferase — translation MTFPAATVPLFVYGSLRPGMALWDAIADHVAEVRAASVAGRLHWHEGGEWPLLLLGGTERVRGDLLALRPGDAANRVIVDEELRYGYDARWLPVTTDDGEQLEALVLVWPRETELGPQIADGDFAVAVVTPREE, via the coding sequence GTGACGTTCCCCGCCGCGACCGTGCCGCTGTTCGTGTACGGCAGCCTGCGCCCGGGAATGGCACTGTGGGACGCGATCGCCGACCACGTCGCGGAGGTGCGCGCCGCGAGCGTCGCGGGCCGTCTTCACTGGCATGAAGGGGGCGAGTGGCCCCTGCTCCTCCTGGGCGGCACCGAGCGGGTGCGCGGAGACCTGCTCGCGCTGCGACCGGGCGACGCGGCCAATCGGGTGATCGTCGACGAGGAGCTCCGCTACGGCTACGACGCACGGTGGCTGCCCGTCACGACCGATGACGGCGAGCAGCTCGAGGCGCTGGTGCTGGTGTGGCCGCGCGAGACGGAGCTCGGCCCGCAGATCGCCGACGGCGACTTCGCCGTGGCCGTCGTCACTCCGAGAGAGGAATGA
- a CDS encoding molybdopterin-dependent oxidoreductase codes for MSERARKVRFAAWAALAGVVSAGVFLAVAEVVALLVARQSSPILAVGSFVIDIVPQPLKEFAIATFGENDKPVLLGGLGLAVIIASAIAGLLQLWRPPLGIVALGIAGALSVAAIVTRAGATPFAWVPPVLGTVAGAVVLWVTVARLRGWQHADAALDESGSGRLDRRVFLQVLTIAGASALIAGVGARVANVATTSIAAVRRALRLPEPRTRVEVPADAEFDVPGISPLYTPNADFYRVDTALTVPSVDPATWRLTVDGLVDRKIELTFDDLVGMGLDEYSITLTCVSNEVGGELLGTAKWLGVPVRDILALAGPQGDSDMVLSHSIDGFTASTPLDALTDPGRDAILAVAMNGEPLPLEHGFPVRMVVPGLYGYVSATKWLTRLQLTTFAADEAYWTPRGYSAEAPIKFSSRLDTPRTGQAVPAGRVPLAGVAWAQTVGIERVEVRIDGGEWQTATLSAPVNDDTWVQWMLEWEATPGNYNVTVRAVNRDGDLQIEERAPIAPDGSTGWQRTLVRVT; via the coding sequence ATGTCGGAGCGGGCGCGGAAGGTACGATTCGCGGCGTGGGCCGCGCTCGCCGGAGTCGTGAGCGCGGGGGTCTTCCTCGCCGTGGCCGAAGTCGTCGCCCTCCTCGTGGCGCGCCAGAGCAGTCCGATCCTCGCGGTCGGCTCCTTCGTCATCGACATCGTGCCGCAGCCGCTGAAGGAGTTCGCGATCGCCACGTTCGGCGAGAACGACAAGCCCGTGCTGCTGGGCGGTCTCGGCCTCGCGGTGATCATCGCGTCCGCGATCGCCGGCCTGCTTCAGCTGTGGCGGCCGCCGCTCGGAATCGTCGCGCTCGGCATCGCCGGCGCCCTCTCCGTCGCGGCGATCGTCACGCGAGCCGGTGCCACGCCGTTCGCGTGGGTGCCACCGGTGCTCGGCACGGTCGCCGGCGCGGTCGTCCTGTGGGTGACGGTCGCGAGGCTGCGCGGGTGGCAGCACGCGGATGCCGCGCTCGACGAGTCCGGGTCGGGGCGCCTGGACCGGAGGGTGTTCCTCCAGGTGCTGACGATCGCCGGAGCATCCGCTCTGATCGCCGGCGTCGGCGCACGCGTCGCGAACGTCGCGACGACGTCGATCGCCGCAGTGCGCCGCGCGCTGCGGCTGCCGGAGCCGCGCACGCGCGTCGAGGTTCCCGCCGATGCCGAGTTCGACGTGCCGGGGATCTCCCCGCTCTATACGCCCAACGCCGACTTCTACCGCGTCGACACCGCGCTGACCGTGCCATCCGTCGATCCCGCCACCTGGCGGCTGACCGTCGACGGCCTCGTGGACAGGAAGATCGAGCTCACGTTCGACGACCTCGTGGGGATGGGACTGGACGAGTACTCGATCACCCTCACGTGCGTGTCCAATGAGGTCGGGGGAGAGCTGCTCGGCACGGCCAAGTGGCTCGGCGTCCCCGTGCGCGACATCCTGGCCCTCGCCGGGCCGCAGGGCGACTCCGACATGGTTCTCTCGCACAGCATCGACGGCTTCACCGCGAGCACGCCTCTCGACGCTCTCACCGACCCCGGTCGCGATGCGATCCTCGCCGTCGCGATGAACGGCGAGCCGCTGCCGCTCGAGCACGGCTTCCCCGTGCGCATGGTGGTGCCCGGACTGTACGGCTACGTCTCCGCGACGAAGTGGCTCACGCGCCTCCAGCTCACGACCTTCGCGGCCGACGAAGCGTACTGGACGCCCCGCGGGTACAGCGCGGAGGCGCCGATCAAGTTCTCCTCACGCCTGGACACCCCGCGCACCGGACAAGCGGTGCCGGCGGGCCGCGTGCCGCTCGCCGGCGTCGCGTGGGCGCAGACCGTCGGCATCGAGCGCGTCGAGGTCAGGATCGACGGCGGCGAGTGGCAGACGGCCACGCTGTCGGCGCCGGTCAACGACGACACGTGGGTGCAGTGGATGCTGGAGTGGGAGGCGACGCCGGGAAACTACAACGTCACCGTCCGCGCCGTGAACCGCGACGGCGACCTGCAGATCGAAGAGCGGGCGCCCATCGCGCCGGACGGCTCGACCGGGTGGCAGCGGACGCTGGTACGCGTGACGTGA
- a CDS encoding PadR family transcriptional regulator produces MQFVILGLLMIAPMSLYDLHKQFAAGPSLFYSASFGSLQRALRQLVAQGWVTVTDASSSGRRRNLHAPTPAGIDAWREWMAEPLTGAHAETSMLAKVFLLGLLPHGRERDAALGVLRASAAAALAELRAVAEELDAAQIPDEFAEIFRYQRATLDYGLRSHELALTWLDELD; encoded by the coding sequence ATGCAGTTCGTGATCCTGGGGCTGCTGATGATCGCGCCGATGTCGCTCTACGACCTCCACAAGCAGTTCGCCGCGGGCCCATCGCTCTTCTACAGCGCGAGTTTCGGCAGCCTGCAGCGTGCGCTGCGGCAGCTCGTCGCCCAGGGGTGGGTGACCGTGACGGATGCCTCGTCCTCCGGCCGCCGCCGCAACCTCCACGCGCCCACGCCTGCCGGCATCGATGCCTGGCGGGAATGGATGGCCGAGCCCCTCACCGGTGCCCACGCCGAGACCTCGATGCTGGCGAAGGTGTTCCTGCTCGGGCTGCTGCCGCATGGCCGGGAGCGGGATGCCGCGCTCGGCGTCCTGCGTGCCAGTGCCGCCGCGGCGCTCGCCGAGCTGCGGGCTGTCGCGGAGGAGCTCGACGCGGCGCAGATCCCCGACGAGTTCGCCGAGATCTTCCGGTACCAGCGGGCGACACTCGACTACGGACTGCGCTCGCACGAGCTCGCGCTGACCTGGCTCGACGAACTCGACTGA